A segment of the Panicum hallii strain FIL2 chromosome 1, PHallii_v3.1, whole genome shotgun sequence genome:
AAATATCATCGGACGAACCAGACATGTAAACCCGAGCATGAATCGGCAAGCGCTGTCGCATTGCTTTGCTTCCAGCATTGCAGTGTTGCATTTCTTCGAGTGTTGCAAGAGCCTCTTCACAAAGGTCATGCTGCACATATCCAGCAATCATGGAAGCCCAAGACACCACATCTTTCCAGCAATCTCATGGTATGCTCCAATGTCACCACTTCTTGATCTCTATGTGAAATGTGGTTTTGGGAAGATAGATGGTTTGGAATTCTAGTCTAGGCATCCAGTTTTGGCCTTTGTATGTGATTGTCAATGAAAAAAGGGCTATACTATTGATGGGGTGTGGGATGGAACTGACCTAAAATTTATATTTAGAAGGACAGTTTCTGAACATGGCATGTCTATGTGGTATGAGATCTGTAATATTGTAGAGTCTCTTACATTAAATGAGGGGGAGGATAGCCTGATTTGGAGCTTtagctcctcgagtactttttctGTCCAATCTTTATATGGTGTGATTAGTTTCAGAGGTGTGAAACCTGTTTATCCACAGACAGTTTGGGGTATGAGGATTCCTCCTCAGGTCCAAGTGTTCCTCTGGCTTCTCAGCAATAATAAACTGCTCACTAGAGACAATCTAAGTAAAAGAAGGCCGGTGGAGGATAAAACTTGTGTTTTCTGTTCTGAAAATGAGTCGATTGTGCATCCGTTCTTTGAATGCTGTGTGGCAAAAGAGGTTTGGGCTCTTTGTGCTAACAGCTTGGGTATTACTCTGAATCCCGGGTTTGAGTCAATTGCAAAGATTTTGGATCTGCAAGAAAAAACATGCTATCACAAACCTGTGTACATCCGAACGCCTTTTGTTTTCAGGGGGAATGCTGGAGAGACGTGCGAAGAGTGCTCACCAAAGCCTGCGGGATGAGGAGGAGGTGGAAAAGCCTTTGCAAAGGTTCAGAAGAGATGCAGCTGGAAGAGATTGTGGAGAAGATGGAAACAGTAGCACAACATCCGCTGCGCATCTGCTAGGAGCAAAAAGCTTCGTTGGGTGTTCAGCTGAGACAAAGCTTATAGGGGAGGGGAGCAGCCGCTTCATCATCTTCTGGCGCGACCGTAGCAGCATGTGAAGTTTTGGCTTCGAATCTATGCACTGAGAGCGTGTTTGGGAGAGCTCCAGCTGGCTTTGGCTCCTCCTGATAATAAAATCCTGTTTACTAAAACCGTTTTTCTCTCTTCTCTTTCCTCACTCTCTGGCTCTGGCTCTGCGAGAGGGAGAGGATAGACTGATGAGAAGTTAAATGAGGGGATTGCTCTTTTCTCTAATTAAAAAAAAGTATATATCACAGAACAGTTCTTTCTCTATCATTGCAAATTTGCACAATTATTTCTTTTTTCAAAACTAAAATTTGTACAATTCCAAATTCAATGATCCTGGGACATTTAAGTATCAGTGCACgcggtgcgtgcgtgcgtgcgtgtgcTACTCTCCTTCAAGCATCAGTCGCTTCGGAACGCACGGCTGCGCTACGGGCATGAAGCCAAATTAAAATAGGAGCTGTTCAATGGAAATTGGCTTCTCATACTTATCCTCTCCGTATATGTATGTGTGCACAATTGCGTCTtctctcgtcgtcgtcgacacCAGGCAACCAGCATGGAGCAGCTCACGTACTACTGGTGCCTCTCCTCCTTCCTCTCGCAGCTCGCAAGCTCATCACGAAGCCCGACAACAATGGCGCCCCGAGGCTGCCGCCAGGCCCGTGGCAGCTCCCGGTCATCGGCAgcctccaccaccacctcctccgcaGCTCGGTCGCGCACcgcgccatggccggccggcaTCGCGCGCCGGCTCGGCGCGCCGCAGCTCATCTACCTCAGGCTCGGGGAGGTCCCGGTGGTCGTGGCGTCGTCCCCGGACGCCGCCCGCGAGTTCCTCACGACGCACGACGCCAACTTCGCCACGCGGCCCTGGAGCGCCACCGTCAGGACCATGATAGTCGACGGGCAGGGCCTGCTGTTCGCCCGCTACGGCGCGCTGTGGTGGCAGGTGCGCAAGGTCATCACCATCCTGGAGCTCCTCAGCGCCCCGGCGTCCAGTCTTTCCACCGCGtccgggaggaggaggccggccGCCTCGTCGCCtccgtcgcggcggcggcgggcgggacgCCGTGAACGTCAGCGAGCGGGTCGCCGTGCTCGTCACGGACTCGGTGGTGCGCGTCATGATCGGCGACCGGTTCGAGAGGCGGGAGGAGTTCCTGGAGGGCCTGGACGAGGCGATAAAGATCACGTCGGGGTTCAACCTCAGCGACTTGTTCCTCCCGTCGAGGCTCGCGAGGCTTGTCGGCGGCACGGCGCGCCAAGCGGAGGCGAATCACCGCAAGAACTTCGAGCTCATGGACTGCGCCATCAAGCAGCACGAGCAGCGGAGGGCGGCCATTGCAGCGGCCGCGCGCGGACGGCGCCGGGGAAGAGGAGGTCCTGGTGGACGTGCTCCTGAGGATTCAGATGGAAGGTGGCCTCGAGGTGCCCCTCCCTCACCATGGGAGTCATCAAGGCTGTCATCCTAGTAAGTGACCATCAGACCATGCAAGGGCACTACCGTCTTCGTAAACGTTTGGGCGATCATGATCAGTAGGGACCTCAATTACTGGGACGATGCGGAGATGTTCAGACCGGAGCGGTTTGAGTCCACCACTGTCGATTTTCAAGGCACGGATTTTGAATTCACACCGTTCGGGGCAGGACCACGAAGGATCTGCCTGCCCTGGCATGACATTTGCGCAAGCCGGCATGGAGCTCGCACTTGCAGCGCTTCTGTACCATTTCGACTGGGAGCTCCCTGCCGGGCTGCTGCCGAGGGAACTGGACATGGAAGAGGTGATGGGCCGGCATCACCGTTAGAAGGAAGCGTGACCTGTATCTGCATCCAGTTGTCCGTGTGCCACCACAGGATGAACCGTAGCTGCTTTGCATGAGTGTTTCTGAAGCCCACGTACGGTATCACGCGATCACCTATATAAAATGGACATGCATTCCGTTAATAAAAATGCATTAGCTGCAATGCATGTATGTGACTTAGCCTTTGTGACGATTGACTTGAACTACCATTGGCAAACAATCTGGTTTTCCTTTGTCAAAATGTTGAATTTCTCTGCAAAAGATCTAAAGAAGAACAAGCAAAGTAAGTATTTTGCAGTACGTGACCGTGAGAAGTTCAAGGTTCAATAGTTCATCAGGTCACTTTGGGTTTCGGTTGCTTAGTTTATAGGGCACTGTAGCTATTCATAAACAATATAATGTATGTTGATTGTATATTTTTTTCATTATTTTCTAGAAGATACATCGCATATGCATCCAAAATTCATGAAGTACTTCTTGTACACTGCTTAATCCATTAATTCTATGTCTTGTAAACTTGTCAGCATAAGTTTACATGTGATATACACTAGCAGTATGAATGTTTACAAAATTTTCATGTGTGAACATACCAAGAAGCAGTTTTGCTTTGAGGATTTACATTGCGTTGCATGTGCGATAGGCTGATATAGTAGCAACATGCGTCCTTGCAAGAAATTAAATGTGTGATAGACTGGTTAGCTGACGATGGATCCAAATTCGTTTGGATATATGGATGGAGGGAAGAAAGGGGCGGCAGTTTGTTTGTATGATGTAAACATCGCTACGAATTACAATGTCGTATGTAAACACACAAGGTCAGTCAACAAAACCGTCTTCCTTTTACCCCAAACCCGAACAATCTATGACTTTTTTATGATGTCACATCCACAGAACTGAAAGAACAAAAAGAAATCCTGAGGCCGCCAAGGAAAGGAAACGAAGGTAACAATTTCAGCTGCATCATTCCAGTTGGCATAAAATCATTCTCATGATGCAGAAATCTGTTTCAGTTATGATATGATGCTACGGTTCCTCAGCGTCATTTATTCCAGCACTGGCGACGAGTTCTTCTGTCAAAGAAAACAGCCCAACGATCTCCTTTTTAGCTTCAAGAATCACGTTCATTTTCTTCTTTGGTTCCATTTTGGAAGCACCTTCACTGATGTTTGCATTTCGGGATGCAAGCAGATTGGTACCAGAATCGGTTCTACCACTTCTCAAGAATGCTTTAGTGATATCGGCAAGCTTCTTCAACATAGTACTAGCAGCTAGTGCCTCCCCCTCCACAGATTCGAGTTCATGCTTTCGGAGCTCCACTTCTTCCACATTGTTGGCTTTGGTTGCCTCATCAGCAAGGCTAGACAGTCTCCTGACGTCGTTGGGATCTATGGATAGCTCTTCCAATTTGTCTAGTTCCTTGTCCCTCACATCTAACCTTCTAAGTACTGCCTTCAGCTCTAGGTCTTTTGCGTCAAGTGCTTTATATGCAGCTCTTAAGTCCACGTCTTTCTGTTCCAAGGATTCTTTCAGCATGTCGATGTCAGCCTCCAGTTGATTATGTTTATGCAAATTCGACTCAAGGGCTGTGTCTGTGCTTAAAATTTCATCATCGAGCAAGTTATAAATGTCAAATTCTTCACCTTCTACAGAACCTATAAGATTGCCAGTGAGCTCAACTATCTTTTGCACCACAGATTCAGCTTGTGAGCGTCCTAATCTCATCTTATCCAATTCATCCTGCATTAATTGTATACGTTGCTCTTTATCCTGTAGTTCGGATCTAACCTGAACAAGTTGATCCTCCTTGGTATTTATCATATGCTGAAGTTCAACAACTTCATTGTTAACTTCGTCAAGTCTTCGTTGTGTCTCCAGAAGCTCCAAATCTTTCTCTTGAACGGCAAATTGTATGGAGTCCACCTTCAATTTCATATCTTCGACTTCATGTCTGGCCTCTAACAACTCATTCTCTTTTGTTTCGACAAGCTTTTGTGAATTGAAGTACTCATTCTCCTTCCGAGCTAGCTCCTCTTGAAGCAAGTCTACCTCCTTAGTTTTCTGTTCCAAGCTCTCCCTTTCTTTTGTTAACATAGCCTCTAGGGACTCAACCTTCTTCATTTCCTCAAGTAACCGTGATTCAAGCTCACTACAGCGAGTTTTTACAGCGCTGAGCTCATTTGTCTTTCCTTGAATCTCCAGTTGAGCAGCTTCCAGACTCTGAGTATAAGAAATAAGCAATGCTTTTTGGTCTGTGAGTTCCTGCACTTGCTTACTCAACTGCGCCGCTTGGTCTTCAATTTGCTTGCGCGAGAAGGTGAAAGCCTCTTTTGAAGCCATTAGTTCGGAACGTACAGCATCCAGCAAAGATCTCACACGTTTGAAGTCATCTATAGTATCCTTGATATTATCCTTATCCTTGGATGCCATTTGCGCCAGTTCCTTTAACTCTTGCTGTGCTGCTATCCATCCTAAACTCTGCTTCTCAAGTTCCTGTTCTGCAACTTTCAGTTTCTCCTCATTAGCTTTCCTCAATTCATTTGATCTGGCAACCTCAGTTTCCTTTGTTTTAATTTCATTCTGGAGCTCCCTAATTGTTGCTTCTTGCCGTGCAAGGGCCTGATTAGCTACAAGAAGCTCTTGTTCCTTGGACTCAATCTCTGAACGCATCAAGGCTGCTTCCTCGTTCTTCTTCAGCATATCCTGTTTAAGCTTATCCACTTCAATCACCTTCTTAGAAAGCGCAGCTTGTGAACTAACAATTTTCTTGTCTTGTTCCTCAACTAGAAGCTTCAGATTATTGATCTGCCTAACCTGTAAAGATAAATCCCTACTCGCCTTCATCAGTGCTTTCTCCATTTCATGTTGTCTTGAATACGCTttgatgatgtcttcctccctCTGATCAAGGTCCTGCTTCGTCTGGTTCAGCCTTGACCGATCAACAGAAACTTTCTTCTCCGCATCCCGAAGGTCCCTCTCTTTTTTCCTTAGGATAGACAAGGCAGCCTCAAATTCAGTCTTCAGGACCTCGATGCTCATGCTCAGCTCCCTATCCTGAGAAGCACTTGGATCTAGGCTCTTTGTCTTTGCGAACAATCGCTCCAATAGTTCCCTAGCGGGCTCGGTCCCATTGTCACCATTGGTGATATCTGATTTAACACCTTTTACAACAGATCTGATCAAAGGGTGAGAACATTTCATATGCTGTGCCTGAGAAGCTGCCAGGAAGCTCAGCTTCTGCCTGAACAAAACCTGAAAGGTTGCAGGAAACAATGCATGGGAGGACTGTTAGGATAATGACAGGGCCGCAAATGAAGCCATCCATGCACATGAAAAATTGCTCAAGTTGAAGAACTCAAATGAAATTTTACTTAAAAATATCGCAGTTCACAAATGCTAATTCATGATGAAGTGTCCGAATTTTGGTATAACATCTATTCATCTATTACTACATAAATATCTTTGTTTTCACGACAATGTGCAGTTAATGCAACAATAGATTTCACTGCAATGGCGATTCGATTAACCTGATATACATACAGAATTAACCACCATGAAAATGCAGCCAACAGAATATGAGTTAGAAATCCAAATCTCATCTTTTATCTTGAAACAGAGGTAAACATCGTGATGAGAAACAGCAAAGGTAAGAGGGTGCTCACGTGAGTGgcggcgcggcaaggccgggaggtgcggagagcggcggcggcggccgccgccccggccgccggcgaAGAGGTGGAGGAGAGGGGCATGGCCGCGGAACATGGGGCGGAGGGGGATCCCGGCCGCCCGGAAGCGATCGGATGGATGGcgacgcgcgcgcgggcgggcgggcgaggcGAGAGCTGCGGCTGCGGAGAGGGATGAGGTGGTGGAACTGGGGACGCCCAGGCCCGGCCGCGTGTGGAGCGCAGCGCTGCGCGGATGACGCGAGGAGCACGAGAGACCtgtgtttttcttttcttttctttttaccttcccttttcttctcgtttattTTTCTGCGAAttgtttttccttttctttttcttgagaGAGAAGGGCTGGGGACTTGAGGATGGGCCGTTTTGCCCAGGAGACTTGAGAAGCCCACGAGGTTCTGGCCTTCTGGGCTTTGCGTCAAGTCTGCTTATTCAGGCCCGGCTCAGCCCATGAATTGGTCGAAAGTGGCTAAACAGCTCATGAGCTCAACGCCTCAGCCTCCTTCCCCGGCACCGGCAGAGCAGTGGGTGCGGCGGACACCTGCTACTCCACTGAACCCCGCGTCGCCTCTCTGACCAAAACTCTGCTCCTCGCGCGGTGGCATGGCGATCCCCATCCTCGCCGACATGTGCTGGCCGCGCCCGCGCTGCGCGAGCACGGATGACGACACGACGCCTGCGGCGCGTACAGCAGCGAGCAGCTCTTCCGGTTCCGGCGCAGCGGCCGCGTgcgctcgagcaggcagcagagCACAAACTGGCCACGTGTCGATGTGCTTGTCGACCCTGTTGATCTCGCGTAGCATCTTCTTGAGCTCCCCGCGAGATTCCCGACCCGCGGTGAGGACCCGCAGCGCGCCAGCGGCCTGGgactcgtcgcgccgccgcggcgcgccaTCGTGGACGCCTTGACTTCCCCCACTAGTACTCCGGCTGCTtgtggcggcgccggcggacAGGAACGGATGCCATGGGGAGAGCAGAAGCAAATGAGATGAAGGGACTAATCTGCAAATACTTGAGGTTTTCTTTTCTGTAAAAGTTCGGATTGCGATTAATATTCTCCAAGCTCGACGAGCCGGAGACGCCAAAGAAAGAGCAAGTGACATGGCCGTTGCTCAAGAGACCAAGGAGGCATGCTGTGTGCATGACTTGAGATTTACATTGATCGTTTTGTGCATGTAAAATTACTCGATCTGTTTGTTCTCAGGTAGATGAGGATGCGTCAGATTTGTTTGCCATTTCTCTGTGGTTAGTGGTTTTCTAATGGAATTGGCAAGATCTGCATGTTCCTCCTCGCTGAATCCAGACTATCTAGAACACCCTGGAAGCCTCCAGAACATTCTAGACATTGATTTCCTGGACTTTCAATTCCATTTCCATTAAACAACCTGGTGGGTTCTTAGCAGATTTTGCCAAATCATTCCAGCAGGAACATTCTGGATACTCAGCCTAGTTTCCAATAGATTGTTCTTACACCGAGGGAACAATCAGACAGTAAAGCGTTTCGAACGCTGAGCAGTCTGGACGTTGCAAAAGAACTGCTAGTACTAAAGATGAAATACATGTGAAAATACAAGATGAATTTCCAGCAaagttttttttgaaaaaatcaAATTACTCCCCTCAACTATTAAGGAAAGTTTTGGATAACCCCTTAAACTATTTTTTGGTTTACTTAACCCCTCTTGTTTTCTAAAACAGGGCACTATTCACCTTTAGCACCTACTCCTTCCGTCGTGTAACGTAACATATTCTAACCATTCTAAGACAGATTAAGGGAGAGAAAAAAACACATGTACTACTATTTAATATGTTGTTTGATTGTCATTTTACCGATTTTAT
Coding sequences within it:
- the LOC112890670 gene encoding myosin heavy chain, embryonic smooth muscle isoform-like, with product MPLSSTSSPAAGAAAAAAALRTSRPCRAATHVLFRQKLSFLAASQAQHMKCSHPLIRSVVKGVKSDITNGDNGTEPARELLERLFAKTKSLDPSASQDRELSMSIEVLKTEFEAALSILRKKERDLRDAEKKVSVDRSRLNQTKQDLDQREEDIIKAYSRQHEMEKALMKASRDLSLQVRQINNLKLLVEEQDKKIVSSQAALSKKVIEVDKLKQDMLKKNEEAALMRSEIESKEQELLVANQALARQEATIRELQNEIKTKETEVARSNELRKANEEKLKVAEQELEKQSLGWIAAQQELKELAQMASKDKDNIKDTIDDFKRVRSLLDAVRSELMASKEAFTFSRKQIEDQAAQLSKQVQELTDQKALLISYTQSLEAAQLEIQGKTNELSAVKTRCSELESRLLEEMKKVESLEAMLTKERESLEQKTKEVDLLQEELARKENEYFNSQKLVETKENELLEARHEVEDMKLKVDSIQFAVQEKDLELLETQRRLDEVNNEVVELQHMINTKEDQLVQVRSELQDKEQRIQLMQDELDKMRLGRSQAESVVQKIVELTGNLIGSVEGEEFDIYNLLDDEILSTDTALESNLHKHNQLEADIDMLKESLEQKDVDLRAAYKALDAKDLELKAVLRRLDVRDKELDKLEELSIDPNDVRRLSSLADEATKANNVEEVELRKHELESVEGEALAASTMLKKLADITKAFLRSGRTDSGTNLLASRNANISEGASKMEPKKKMNVILEAKKEIVGLFSLTEELVASAGINDAEEP